In Heptranchias perlo isolate sHepPer1 chromosome 21, sHepPer1.hap1, whole genome shotgun sequence, the following proteins share a genomic window:
- the LOC137340273 gene encoding golgin subfamily A member 7B-like isoform X1: MTEVHNLQELRPNASLATKVFIQRDYTDGILCQFQSKFPPELESRVERHYFEETVKTLNNYYAEAEKIGGSSYLEGCLACVTAYVIFMCMETRYEKVLKKISKYIQEQNEKIYAPRGLLVTDPIERGLRVIEIAIYEDRCSSGSSSSGSGSSTSSSSGR; encoded by the exons ATGACCGAG GTGCACAACCTTCAGGAGTTACGGCCGAACGCCTCATTGGCAACAAAGGTCTTCATCCAGCGAGACTACACGGATGGCATCTTGTGCCAGTTTCAATCCAAGTTCCCGCCAGAGTTGGAAAGCAGG GTTGAaaggcactactttgaagaaacAGTGAAGACCTTAAACAATTACTATGCTGAAGCAGAGAAGATTGGAGGATCGTCTTACCTCGAAGGCTGCCTGGCTTGTGTTACAGCCTACGTCATCTTCATGTGTATGGAGACTCGATATGAAAAG gtTTTAAAGAAGATTTCTAAATACATTCAAGAACAAAATGAGAAAATCTATGCCCCCCGAGGACTGTTGGTTACAGACCCCATCGAGCGGGGTCTACGAGTT ATCGAGATTGCGATCTACGAAGACAGGTGCAGCAGCGGGAGCAGCAGCAGCGGGAGCGGAAGCAGCACGAGCAGCAGCAGCGGGCGGTGA